From a single Microcoleus sp. FACHB-672 genomic region:
- a CDS encoding D-Ala-D-Ala carboxypeptidase family metallohydrolase, with the protein MAQLSPDQRNYLYLQEAARAGIHKPILAALYAAHNQPTLADDETGLGVSPANRIALEQVRTLGEQIYYAANTIRSLSESLVAQGWAASDLWHAEKGRYTDRFIQTLAVGYAAPATDSTAARLEACDKQKLLQAYVEDFKIDCEIEDFPESQAYVDQALLALVSELSRYYNGLPAQRDALLETARIWSRLDTREATIAKLPQVIASLNIPQSADAYAENSDESYLDGTLLQFVEQLSPNYSGYPHQREGLLRLVQVWRQLDSREEAIVSLKKNTSPEPFLKILDPALIAFAGRIPQYYRGQAHQRNAVTEAVRIWRQLDSRTAALISLGIKAENLEAGKSDPAVLVKAAAQLDRELLAFARRLSIEYKEADHQREALIVLVQRWRQMSTKTQAITSLFDDLKQMNLARRGSLEAAPAPLVIVPKPPERWTPKNIQMYAPIIPDGYFTWAEATHGGTRMPPDQATVDAMIRIAKLAQRARDRIGRPLRITSWYRPAEINRRVGGVSNSRHIVGDAIDFYCEGLTGNQLYWFLDPWWPGGLGRYSRFPYLSHIDARNYRSRWLN; encoded by the coding sequence ATGGCTCAACTTTCACCAGATCAGCGCAATTATCTGTATCTTCAAGAAGCTGCAAGGGCCGGCATCCACAAGCCGATCTTGGCAGCACTTTACGCAGCGCACAACCAACCCACCCTGGCGGATGACGAAACCGGCTTAGGTGTCTCGCCGGCTAATCGGATTGCGCTGGAACAAGTCAGAACCCTAGGCGAACAAATTTACTATGCCGCCAATACGATCCGCAGTCTGAGTGAAAGTTTGGTTGCCCAGGGGTGGGCAGCCTCAGACTTATGGCACGCTGAAAAAGGTCGCTACACAGATCGCTTTATTCAAACCCTTGCTGTCGGCTACGCAGCGCCCGCCACTGATTCTACCGCTGCGCGGTTAGAAGCCTGTGACAAACAAAAATTGTTGCAAGCTTATGTGGAAGATTTCAAAATAGATTGTGAGATTGAAGACTTCCCGGAAAGTCAAGCTTATGTAGATCAAGCGCTGTTGGCACTGGTGAGTGAACTTTCCCGATATTACAACGGCTTGCCGGCTCAGCGCGATGCTTTGCTGGAAACAGCCCGGATTTGGAGCCGGTTGGACACGCGCGAAGCCACGATTGCCAAACTTCCTCAAGTGATTGCCTCTCTTAATATCCCGCAATCTGCGGATGCCTACGCTGAAAACTCCGATGAGTCCTATTTAGACGGGACTCTGCTGCAATTTGTCGAACAACTATCTCCCAACTACAGCGGCTACCCCCATCAACGAGAAGGACTGCTGCGACTGGTTCAAGTGTGGCGTCAGCTGGATTCCCGTGAAGAAGCCATTGTTTCTCTGAAAAAAAATACCTCTCCCGAACCTTTCCTCAAAATCCTCGATCCCGCCTTAATCGCCTTTGCGGGGCGTATTCCCCAGTATTATCGAGGTCAAGCCCATCAACGCAACGCCGTTACAGAAGCCGTCCGTATTTGGCGACAACTCGATTCGCGCACCGCAGCACTGATAAGTTTGGGAATTAAGGCGGAAAATTTAGAAGCCGGTAAAAGCGATCCCGCAGTTTTGGTGAAAGCCGCAGCGCAACTGGATCGAGAACTGCTGGCATTTGCGCGCCGGCTGTCAATTGAGTATAAGGAAGCGGATCACCAGCGAGAAGCCTTGATCGTCCTGGTTCAACGCTGGCGGCAAATGAGTACCAAAACTCAAGCGATTACATCATTATTTGATGACTTAAAACAAATGAATTTGGCACGTCGCGGCAGCCTGGAAGCTGCACCCGCGCCCTTAGTAATTGTGCCTAAGCCTCCTGAACGGTGGACTCCCAAAAACATTCAAATGTATGCCCCGATTATCCCAGATGGTTACTTTACCTGGGCAGAAGCCACCCACGGCGGCACGCGAATGCCGCCTGACCAAGCTACAGTAGATGCCATGATCCGCATCGCCAAACTCGCTCAGCGGGCGCGAGATCGCATTGGCCGGCCTTTGCGGATTACCAGTTGGTATCGTCCTGCTGAAATTAATCGCCGTGTGGGTGGGGTTTCTAACAGCCGGCATATCGTT